One Pseudomonas entomophila genomic window carries:
- a CDS encoding energy transducer TonB — protein MSDTLPIGLTYLSPVGNYGRQNTQALGGVSHLWQDFFARAMAEQQGAATDDFNLALVQYDQQSGEPIGGAKALALIDAQRALPVQDTEVTPPEPLFLPKAELEANLLEPAAEPYSTVELIEQQRQLDLNNSWLRPLVMSQGHPLPEPGPAPSPRPLFLPIAEFEMNLLDPAPEPFDAPTLAKQQNELEFDTHWARPVVLNNVRVQA, from the coding sequence ATGTCAGATACTCTCCCCATCGGCTTGACCTACCTGTCGCCTGTCGGCAACTACGGTCGGCAGAATACCCAGGCACTGGGTGGCGTCAGCCACCTGTGGCAGGATTTCTTTGCCCGCGCCATGGCCGAGCAGCAAGGTGCCGCAACCGACGATTTCAACCTGGCGTTGGTGCAGTACGACCAGCAAAGCGGCGAACCCATCGGCGGCGCCAAGGCCCTGGCCTTGATCGACGCCCAGCGCGCCCTGCCGGTGCAGGACACCGAGGTGACACCACCCGAGCCCCTGTTCCTGCCCAAGGCGGAGCTCGAAGCCAACCTGCTGGAGCCCGCTGCGGAGCCCTACAGCACGGTTGAACTGATCGAACAGCAGCGCCAGCTCGACCTGAACAACAGCTGGTTGCGCCCGCTAGTGATGAGCCAGGGCCACCCCCTTCCCGAGCCTGGCCCGGCCCCCTCGCCCCGCCCCTTGTTCCTGCCGATCGCCGAGTTCGAGATGAACCTGCTCGACCCGGCACCGGAACCCTTCGACGCGCCCACCCTCGCCAAGCAGCAGAACGAACTGGAGTTCGATACCCACTGGGCGCGCCCGGTGGTTCTCAACAACGTTCGCGTGCAGGCCTGA